In a single window of the Candidatus Kaiserbacteria bacterium genome:
- a CDS encoding GNAT family N-acetyltransferase gives MNEEIFNKNITEPPLSIEAVPDNETSLANILRLEKLCFPAEWQYVDGEEYFADALSDPQSINLFLQNENDVIGYILARPHHLAFEELIDDDPLLTRSIGDRYYIETIQIVPDEQGKGGGNTLIVAVCDEAKKRGVTQFSIHARTNNRLHETIKSLFKEKITLVRPISSWVHASGEPYEYIEWNI, from the coding sequence ATGAATGAAGAAATTTTTAATAAAAATATTACTGAGCCACCACTCTCTATAGAAGCCGTGCCGGATAACGAAACTTCACTTGCAAACATTTTGAGACTTGAAAAATTATGCTTTCCCGCAGAGTGGCAATACGTTGATGGTGAAGAATATTTTGCAGATGCTCTCAGTGATCCTCAAAGCATAAATCTTTTTTTACAAAATGAAAATGACGTAATAGGTTATATACTTGCACGTCCACACCATTTAGCATTTGAAGAACTCATTGACGACGATCCTCTTCTCACTAGAAGTATCGGTGACCGTTATTATATTGAGACAATCCAAATAGTTCCAGACGAACAGGGTAAAGGCGGTGGCAATACACTTATTGTCGCTGTTTGTGATGAAGCAAAAAAAAGAGGAGTTACTCAGTTTTCAATTCACGCACGTACAAACAATCGATTACACGAGACAATCAAGTCTCTTTTCAAAGAAAAAATCACTCTTGTTCGACCTATAAGCTCTTGGGTGCATGCTTCAGGAGAACCATATGAGTATATTGAATGGAATATATGA